One genomic segment of Cardinium endosymbiont of Philonthus spinipes includes these proteins:
- a CDS encoding septum formation initiator family protein, with protein MRSIKKVLLDPYCMATILFAAWMLFFDDQNVFEQYRLYKRCQKLQTDVVDYNLQIQQVKEAKKELMHNIDFLEQFAREKYYMKREQEDLYVIVRE; from the coding sequence ATGCGGTCTATTAAAAAAGTATTGTTAGATCCCTATTGTATGGCAACCATTTTGTTCGCTGCATGGATGCTCTTTTTCGATGATCAAAACGTATTTGAACAATATAGATTATACAAACGTTGCCAAAAGTTGCAAACAGATGTCGTCGATTATAACCTTCAGATTCAACAGGTTAAGGAAGCAAAAAAAGAGCTAATGCATAACATTGATTTCCTAGAGCAGTTTGCGCGTGAAAAATATTATATGAAGCGTGAGCAGGAAGATTTGTATGTTATTGTACGGGAGTAA
- the rplQ gene encoding 50S ribosomal protein L17: MNLSKSLIMHKRIVTTLAKGKALRSFVEPILTRAKQDTTHSRRMVFAHFQDKEPVKELFNHIVEKIEQRPGGYTRIIKLANRAGDNAAMCMIELVDYNDIYVKEAKVVKATRRRRKKSSAVIVPDEGAQTAADSAETPVDTA, encoded by the coding sequence ATGAATTTATCTAAGTCGCTCATTATGCATAAGCGTATCGTTACCACTTTAGCTAAAGGAAAAGCGTTGCGTTCATTTGTTGAGCCTATTCTTACCAGAGCCAAACAAGATACTACCCATTCTAGAAGAATGGTGTTTGCGCATTTTCAAGATAAAGAGCCTGTAAAAGAATTATTCAATCATATTGTTGAAAAAATTGAGCAACGTCCAGGCGGCTATACACGTATCATTAAATTAGCCAATCGTGCTGGAGACAATGCTGCTATGTGTATGATTGAGTTAGTGGATTACAACGATATCTATGTAAAAGAAGCTAAGGTCGTTAAAGCAACCCGACGAAGAAGAAAGAAAAGCAGTGCTGTTATTGTTCCAGATGAGGGAGCGCAAACAGCTGCTGATAGTGCAGAAACACCTGTTGATACAGCATAA
- a CDS encoding DNA-directed RNA polymerase subunit alpha has product MSSLAFQMPEKIFVEKVDPQHGIFSFRPLEKGYGTTIGNTLRRVLLSSLEGHAIVAIKIPGVRHAFSTIEGVQEDLVEIILNLKQVRLKKIAEGGESIISVHVNKPEFRAGDIAQATPFFEVLNPDLLICRLDASASFDIEFHIMKHRGYLSAEENKPKGSSLDFIAIDAIFSPIVSVQYRVENMRVGQRTDYEQLTFEVKTDGSITPEESIRQAAKLMIQHLNLLSGQEIALQSPEDEVVQMLDEETVAMQRSLKTHISELKCSSRVLNCLKSAGIETLEDLVTVKDFDNMKFRNFGRKSRDEIDQLLEEKNLKIGMDLSKYRLDG; this is encoded by the coding sequence ATGTCATCATTAGCATTTCAAATGCCCGAGAAGATATTTGTGGAGAAGGTTGATCCCCAACATGGCATTTTTAGTTTTCGTCCCCTTGAAAAGGGGTATGGTACCACGATTGGCAATACACTTAGGCGGGTATTGTTATCGTCTTTAGAAGGCCACGCTATTGTTGCCATTAAAATTCCTGGGGTCCGCCATGCGTTTTCTACTATTGAAGGTGTACAGGAGGATTTGGTAGAGATTATTTTAAATCTCAAACAGGTTCGTTTAAAGAAAATTGCAGAAGGCGGTGAATCGATCATTTCGGTTCACGTGAATAAACCTGAATTCCGTGCAGGTGATATTGCGCAAGCTACGCCTTTTTTCGAAGTGTTAAATCCAGATCTACTCATTTGTAGGCTCGATGCATCTGCCAGTTTTGATATAGAATTCCATATAATGAAGCATAGGGGGTATCTCTCAGCTGAGGAGAATAAGCCTAAAGGATCATCCTTAGATTTTATTGCTATTGATGCCATCTTTTCCCCTATTGTAAGTGTACAATACCGTGTGGAGAACATGCGTGTTGGGCAGCGTACAGATTATGAGCAATTGACCTTTGAAGTAAAAACCGATGGTTCCATTACGCCAGAGGAGAGCATTCGGCAAGCTGCTAAGTTAATGATTCAACACCTTAACCTATTATCGGGCCAGGAAATTGCGCTTCAATCACCAGAGGATGAGGTCGTTCAGATGCTAGATGAAGAAACGGTAGCCATGCAAAGGAGTCTCAAGACCCACATTAGTGAATTAAAGTGTTCTTCGCGTGTATTGAATTGTCTGAAATCAGCAGGCATCGAGACTTTAGAAGACCTTGTAACGGTGAAAGACTTTGATAACATGAAGTTTAGAAACTTTGGTCGTAAGTCACGTGATGAGATCGATCAACTTTTAGAAGAAAAGAATTTGAAAATTGGTATGGATCTTTCTAAATATAGGTTAGATGGGTAG
- the rpsD gene encoding 30S ribosomal protein S4, whose protein sequence is MARYRGPKAKVARRYNSSIFGSSVNKVLQRKNYPPGQHGKRRKRRSQFGLQLVEQQKAKYTYGLLQRQFKNLCEKAAKSKGITGEVILQRLEARLDNTVYRLGIATTRGEARQMVSHGHITVNAGIVDIPSYTLKPGETIGIAKKAEKMALIVQNVANNPSNKYSWLEWDATLMVGKFLAFPQRSEIPEEINERSIVELHSK, encoded by the coding sequence ATGGCAAGATATCGTGGTCCAAAAGCAAAGGTTGCAAGAAGATACAATAGTTCGATATTTGGTTCGTCTGTTAATAAAGTGTTGCAAAGAAAAAACTATCCGCCGGGGCAGCATGGTAAAAGGCGTAAAAGACGTTCTCAGTTTGGGCTTCAATTGGTAGAGCAGCAAAAAGCAAAATATACCTATGGTTTATTACAGCGTCAGTTTAAGAACCTTTGTGAAAAAGCTGCTAAAAGCAAAGGCATTACAGGTGAAGTAATCCTTCAGCGGTTAGAGGCCCGTTTAGACAACACAGTTTACAGGTTGGGTATTGCTACTACCCGTGGGGAGGCAAGGCAGATGGTATCCCATGGTCATATTACAGTTAATGCTGGAATAGTTGATATTCCTTCCTATACTTTAAAGCCTGGAGAAACAATAGGTATTGCAAAGAAAGCAGAAAAAATGGCTTTGATTGTTCAAAATGTAGCCAATAATCCATCCAATAAGTATAGTTGGTTGGAGTGGGATGCAACATTGATGGTAGGCAAGTTTCTTGCTTTTCCACAGCGTTCTGAAATACCAGAAGAAATTAACGAGCGAAGTATTGTGGAGCTCCATTCTAAATAG
- the rpsK gene encoding 30S ribosomal protein S11: MKNTGKNKVKKRVVKVGKEGQAHIQATFNNLIISITNEAGQVIAWSSSGKMGFKGSKKNTPYAAQMASADCAKAAHELGLRRVNVFVKGPGIGRESAIRTLQEHSLEVMSIRDVTPLPHNGCRPPKRRRP; the protein is encoded by the coding sequence ATGAAAAATACAGGAAAAAATAAAGTTAAAAAAAGGGTTGTAAAGGTTGGTAAAGAGGGGCAGGCGCATATTCAAGCTACTTTTAATAACCTGATTATTTCGATTACAAACGAAGCGGGTCAAGTGATTGCTTGGTCATCTTCCGGTAAGATGGGCTTTAAGGGATCTAAGAAAAACACGCCATATGCTGCTCAAATGGCATCAGCTGATTGTGCAAAAGCTGCCCATGAGTTGGGTTTGCGGCGGGTGAATGTGTTTGTAAAGGGGCCAGGAATTGGGCGAGAATCAGCCATTCGTACCCTTCAAGAGCATTCTTTAGAAGTAATGTCTATTAGAGATGTTACCCCATTGCCGCACAATGGTTGTAGGCCACCTAAGCGTAGGCGCCCATAA
- the rpsM gene encoding 30S ribosomal protein S13, with amino-acid sequence MARVLGVDIPDNKRGEIALTYIYGIGRSSANKILETVQIDKDRRVSTWTDDELKAIRTAIRGVYKIEGDLKSEIRLNIKRLVEIKCYRGYRHQMGLPVRGQRTKTNARTRKGKPKTIANKKKATK; translated from the coding sequence ATGGCTAGGGTATTAGGTGTAGACATTCCAGATAACAAGCGCGGAGAAATTGCGCTTACCTATATATATGGAATTGGCAGAAGTTCTGCAAACAAAATTCTTGAAACGGTTCAAATAGATAAAGATCGGCGGGTATCTACCTGGACCGATGATGAATTAAAAGCCATTAGAACAGCCATTCGCGGGGTATATAAAATAGAGGGGGATTTAAAATCAGAAATTCGATTGAATATTAAGCGATTGGTTGAAATTAAATGTTATAGAGGGTATAGGCATCAAATGGGCTTGCCTGTTCGTGGTCAGCGCACCAAAACCAATGCTAGAACACGTAAGGGCAAACCTAAAACCATTGCTAATAAAAAGAAAGCTACCAAATAG
- the rpmJ gene encoding 50S ribosomal protein L36, which produces MKVKTSVKKRSADCKIVRRKGVLYVINKKQPKFKQRQG; this is translated from the coding sequence ATGAAAGTTAAAACATCTGTTAAAAAAAGAAGCGCTGATTGCAAGATTGTACGTCGCAAAGGTGTATTGTATGTGATCAACAAGAAGCAGCCGAAATTTAAACAAAGACAAGGGTAG
- the infA gene encoding translation initiation factor IF-1 has protein sequence MAKIPPIEQGGIVQEALPNAVFKVALKNGHIVRAHISGKMRKNYIRILPGDSVRMELTPYDLTQARIVHRYKTTE, from the coding sequence ATGGCTAAGATACCTCCTATTGAGCAAGGTGGAATAGTACAAGAGGCATTACCAAATGCGGTATTCAAGGTTGCGCTTAAAAATGGCCACATTGTTAGGGCCCATATTTCTGGGAAGATGCGTAAAAACTATATTAGGATTCTTCCTGGTGATTCCGTTAGAATGGAATTGACTCCTTATGATTTAACGCAAGCCAGGATAGTGCACAGATACAAAACAACCGAATAG
- the secY gene encoding preprotein translocase subunit SecY: MNKLFKVIKDIFLIKELRVRIRNTLLFLTFFRIGSIIVLPGIDVSQISGNAKRVFGLLDSFLGGSLSQVSVFSVGVTPYISASIIMQLLSIAWPKIQKIQREGEMGKRKIAQISRVLTIFIAIFQSFQYLFIATGSGNVSISRTFFIFISIVILTAGALFCMWLGEKITDKGIGNGVTMLMMVGIVSSFPAALYQEAVHRGSRSLFLFVLELFVLFLIVLTLVAFTQATRRVPIQYAKQLSTSTIYGGQRQYIPFKLNSAGVMPIIFANLLIVAISFLLGLWKDKFVWLAHISGMLQDITSWLFNLLFAFLIIVFTFFYTAITVNPVQIAEDMKRAGSFIPGVTSGNATARFLDGVLDRITLPGAIFLAIIAILPAFSAMAGLSLPFSRFYGGTSLLIMVSSMLETLQQIESYLLMRRYEVIINKGASMK; encoded by the coding sequence ATGAATAAGCTATTTAAGGTTATTAAGGATATTTTTTTGATAAAAGAGCTTCGGGTTCGTATAAGGAATACGCTGCTCTTTTTGACATTTTTCCGTATAGGTAGTATTATTGTCTTGCCGGGCATAGATGTCTCGCAAATTTCTGGTAATGCAAAGCGTGTATTTGGTTTACTTGATAGTTTCTTGGGCGGTTCGTTGAGTCAAGTCTCTGTTTTTTCAGTGGGCGTTACCCCTTACATTTCTGCCTCTATCATCATGCAGCTTTTGTCCATTGCTTGGCCAAAAATTCAAAAAATACAACGCGAAGGTGAAATGGGTAAGCGTAAAATTGCACAAATTTCTCGCGTGCTTACTATTTTTATTGCTATTTTTCAGTCCTTTCAGTATTTATTCATTGCTACAGGCAGCGGGAACGTTTCCATAAGCCGCACTTTTTTTATTTTTATTTCCATTGTAATTCTGACCGCAGGCGCTCTATTTTGTATGTGGTTGGGGGAAAAAATTACAGATAAAGGCATTGGTAATGGCGTGACCATGTTAATGATGGTGGGTATTGTATCCTCTTTTCCTGCCGCGCTATATCAGGAGGCTGTTCATCGTGGCAGCAGGTCTCTGTTTTTATTTGTGTTAGAGTTATTTGTATTGTTTTTAATTGTGCTTACCCTAGTTGCTTTTACCCAAGCCACGCGTAGGGTACCTATTCAGTATGCAAAGCAACTCAGTACCAGTACCATATATGGAGGGCAGCGTCAATATATACCTTTTAAACTCAATAGTGCAGGTGTAATGCCCATTATATTTGCCAACCTTTTGATTGTGGCTATTTCGTTTTTGTTAGGCCTTTGGAAGGATAAGTTTGTCTGGCTGGCCCATATCAGCGGCATGTTACAAGATATTACCAGTTGGCTATTTAACCTTTTGTTTGCCTTTTTGATTATTGTATTTACATTTTTTTATACTGCCATTACAGTAAATCCTGTTCAAATAGCAGAAGATATGAAGCGTGCGGGCAGTTTTATTCCTGGTGTTACCTCTGGCAATGCAACCGCTCGTTTTTTAGATGGCGTTTTGGATAGGATCACCCTTCCAGGTGCGATTTTCTTGGCTATTATTGCTATTTTGCCTGCTTTTTCCGCTATGGCTGGTTTAAGTTTACCTTTTTCTAGATTCTACGGAGGCACTTCTTTGTTAATTATGGTCAGCTCCATGTTAGAAACCCTTCAACAAATTGAAAGTTATTTGCTGATGCGTCGATATGAAGTAATTATTAACAAAGGAGCTAGCATGAAGTGA
- the rplO gene encoding 50S ribosomal protein L15 — protein sequence MELHTLKPAIGALKHKKRVGRGQGSGKGGTATRGHNGAQSRSGYKRKIGFEGGQQPLQRRIPMYGFKCPSRIEFTPLNLSTLQALAQKYKVSCIDHLFLRKYNVIGKYEKYKILGDGRLTLKLSVAAHRCSATALQAIQDLGGAVTILPIYE from the coding sequence ATGGAGTTACATACACTTAAACCAGCAATTGGTGCTTTAAAGCATAAAAAACGGGTCGGTAGAGGGCAAGGTTCTGGTAAAGGCGGCACAGCTACCCGTGGCCATAATGGTGCACAGTCTAGATCTGGCTATAAAAGAAAAATTGGCTTTGAAGGAGGGCAGCAGCCACTACAAAGGCGTATTCCTATGTATGGATTTAAATGTCCTAGTCGCATTGAGTTTACTCCTTTGAATCTTTCTACTTTGCAAGCATTAGCCCAGAAGTATAAGGTTTCTTGTATTGATCACTTGTTCTTGAGGAAATATAACGTTATCGGCAAGTATGAAAAATATAAAATATTGGGAGATGGCAGATTAACCCTTAAGCTTTCTGTAGCTGCCCATCGTTGTTCAGCTACTGCTTTACAAGCCATTCAAGATCTTGGAGGAGCAGTTACTATATTGCCTATATATGAATAA
- the rpmD gene encoding 50S ribosomal protein L30 yields MERIQVTQVRSLIKRPKSQKATIKALGLGRINKRVVVEATPQVLGMVAKVNHLVVTEKI; encoded by the coding sequence ATGGAAAGAATTCAAGTTACTCAGGTGCGTAGTTTAATCAAACGTCCTAAATCCCAAAAAGCTACCATTAAAGCGCTTGGATTGGGGCGCATCAATAAGCGTGTGGTGGTTGAAGCAACTCCTCAAGTATTGGGTATGGTGGCAAAAGTCAACCATTTAGTGGTTACAGAAAAGATATAA
- the rpsE gene encoding 30S ribosomal protein S5 produces MIIGGKKLKASEYNLEERVVAIKRVTKVVEGGRRFSSSAVVVVGNGDGVVGYGLGKAKELTDAIAKGVEEAKRNLIKVPILRGTIPHGAVGKYGGGNVLIQPAASGTGVIAGGGVRIVLESVGIKNVLSKSQGSSNPHNVVKATFNALLQLRDPLTIAKQRGISLDKVFNG; encoded by the coding sequence ATGATAATAGGTGGTAAAAAACTCAAGGCCAGTGAATATAATCTTGAAGAAAGGGTAGTGGCCATTAAACGTGTTACCAAGGTAGTGGAAGGTGGCCGCAGGTTTAGTTCTTCTGCGGTGGTAGTAGTAGGCAATGGTGATGGTGTAGTAGGTTATGGACTGGGTAAGGCAAAAGAGTTAACAGATGCCATTGCCAAGGGAGTGGAAGAAGCCAAGCGCAATCTTATTAAAGTTCCTATTTTACGTGGTACCATTCCGCACGGTGCTGTTGGAAAATATGGTGGAGGCAATGTTTTGATTCAGCCGGCAGCCTCTGGTACTGGTGTGATTGCTGGTGGTGGTGTACGTATTGTATTAGAAAGTGTAGGCATTAAAAACGTTTTGTCTAAATCTCAGGGTTCCTCTAATCCACACAATGTGGTCAAGGCTACTTTCAACGCATTACTGCAACTGCGTGATCCTTTGACCATTGCTAAGCAGCGTGGCATCTCTTTAGATAAAGTCTTTAATGGATAA
- the rplR gene encoding 50S ribosomal protein L18 has translation MKVKDKKVERRLKVRKRIRKRLHGTLEQPRLSLFKSNTSMYAQLINDDKGETLLSSSLYKLKIGKNNVAGAMELGKSIAEQALAKGITTIVFDRSGYIYHGKVKALAEGARAKGLKF, from the coding sequence ATGAAAGTAAAGGATAAAAAGGTAGAAAGGAGGCTCAAGGTTAGAAAAAGAATTAGAAAGCGCTTGCATGGAACGCTCGAACAGCCACGTCTCTCTCTTTTTAAGAGCAATACCTCCATGTATGCACAGCTTATTAATGATGATAAAGGCGAAACACTGCTTTCTTCCTCTTTATATAAGTTAAAGATTGGTAAAAATAATGTTGCTGGAGCAATGGAGTTGGGAAAATCCATTGCAGAGCAGGCACTAGCTAAGGGCATTACAACCATTGTATTTGACCGTTCTGGGTATATTTACCATGGAAAGGTCAAAGCATTGGCGGAAGGTGCTCGGGCAAAAGGTCTTAAATTTTAG
- the rplF gene encoding 50S ribosomal protein L6, with product MSRIGKQPINVPPGVVVSAIDGGIIQVKGAKGVLQQRVDPTIMVEISQGLVQVVPVDPKKSKAFYGLYRALIHNMVVGVSTGFKCTLELVGVGYKANVQGKLLELSLGYSHDIVLVLPEEVTVTTELPKGKSPLVHLESMDKQLLGQVAAKIRSLRKVEPYKGKGVRFLGEQIRRKVGKSTKK from the coding sequence ATGTCAAGAATAGGAAAGCAGCCCATTAATGTGCCACCGGGCGTTGTTGTATCGGCCATAGATGGAGGGATTATACAAGTTAAAGGCGCTAAGGGTGTGTTGCAGCAGCGCGTTGACCCAACTATTATGGTAGAAATTTCCCAAGGATTGGTGCAGGTAGTACCAGTTGATCCTAAGAAATCCAAGGCCTTTTATGGCCTTTATAGGGCTTTGATTCATAATATGGTCGTAGGCGTTAGTACTGGATTTAAGTGCACGTTAGAGTTGGTTGGCGTTGGTTACAAAGCCAATGTGCAAGGCAAATTACTAGAATTAAGTTTAGGGTATTCTCATGATATTGTTCTGGTTTTGCCAGAAGAAGTTACGGTTACCACTGAGCTACCTAAAGGAAAGAGTCCATTGGTTCATTTGGAGTCTATGGATAAGCAGTTGTTGGGTCAAGTAGCTGCTAAGATTCGTTCTTTGAGAAAAGTTGAACCTTACAAGGGTAAGGGTGTTAGATTCTTGGGTGAGCAGATTCGACGTAAAGTTGGTAAGTCTACTAAGAAGTAA
- the rpsH gene encoding 30S ribosomal protein S8: protein MTTDPIADYLTRIRNAIHAKHSVVEIPASKTKTKLTEVLQEKGYIRGYKVVSRPSSVQPIIKIALKYDAFTKQSAIVKLKRVSKPGLRKYSTVAAMPSVINGLGIAILSTSKGIMTDKEARKAHVGGEVLCYVY, encoded by the coding sequence ATGACTACAGATCCAATCGCTGATTATCTTACTAGGATCAGAAATGCTATTCATGCCAAGCATAGCGTTGTAGAAATTCCTGCTTCAAAAACCAAGACGAAGCTTACAGAGGTATTGCAAGAAAAAGGATATATTCGAGGATATAAAGTGGTCTCTAGGCCCAGTAGCGTTCAGCCCATTATTAAAATTGCACTCAAGTATGATGCTTTTACCAAGCAATCTGCTATTGTAAAGCTGAAGCGTGTTAGCAAGCCAGGCTTGCGTAAGTATTCCACTGTTGCTGCTATGCCTAGTGTTATCAATGGATTGGGTATAGCCATACTATCTACCTCCAAGGGGATTATGACGGATAAAGAAGCCCGAAAAGCCCATGTTGGTGGCGAAGTACTTTGCTATGTTTACTAA
- the rpsN gene encoding 30S ribosomal protein S14, with amino-acid sequence MAKESVKARDRKRRCLVAKYAAKRAALKEQGNYMALDKLPKNASPVRLRNRCNITGRARGYIRKFGVSRLVFRKWALEGKLPGIEKASW; translated from the coding sequence ATGGCAAAAGAATCAGTCAAAGCAAGAGATAGGAAAAGAAGGTGTTTAGTGGCAAAATATGCTGCTAAAAGGGCTGCATTAAAGGAGCAAGGTAACTATATGGCGCTTGATAAGCTGCCTAAAAATGCCTCTCCTGTTAGATTGCGCAACAGATGCAATATAACAGGTAGAGCACGTGGATATATCAGAAAATTTGGTGTCTCCAGGCTGGTCTTTAGAAAATGGGCTTTAGAGGGGAAGTTGCCAGGTATAGAGAAAGCAAGTTGGTAG
- the rplE gene encoding 50S ribosomal protein L5, translating into MFKPRLQEKYFAEVIPALKNLFGYTSPMQVPKLEKICINQGLGDGVSNKKLIQLGIEELTAITGQCAVPTRAKKSVSNFKLRVGMPIGVKVTLRGRLMYEFLDRFISIALPRIRNFWGLRTTGFDGKGNYNVGIQEQIIFPEISIDKVIKINGMNITFVTTAGNNEAAFQLLKALGMPFNVEQD; encoded by the coding sequence ATGTTTAAGCCTAGATTACAAGAAAAGTATTTTGCAGAAGTTATTCCCGCTCTTAAAAATTTATTTGGGTATACCTCTCCTATGCAAGTCCCTAAATTGGAAAAAATCTGTATCAATCAAGGATTAGGTGATGGGGTATCCAATAAAAAGCTCATTCAGCTTGGAATAGAAGAATTGACGGCTATTACTGGTCAGTGTGCTGTGCCTACCCGTGCCAAAAAATCAGTTTCTAACTTTAAACTTAGAGTAGGTATGCCTATTGGTGTAAAAGTTACCTTGCGCGGAAGGCTTATGTATGAGTTCTTGGATCGGTTTATCTCTATTGCATTGCCCAGGATTAGAAATTTCTGGGGGTTGCGTACCACTGGATTTGATGGAAAAGGCAACTACAATGTTGGGATTCAAGAACAAATCATATTCCCAGAAATTAGCATTGATAAAGTGATCAAGATCAATGGTATGAATATAACTTTTGTAACAACTGCTGGGAACAATGAGGCTGCATTTCAACTCTTGAAAGCTTTAGGAATGCCCTTTAATGTGGAGCAAGATTAA
- the rplX gene encoding 50S ribosomal protein L24, whose translation MKKTIKKHLKIHIRTGDRVKILAGKHRNEEGTILKVFPKTYRAVVEGMNIVARHIKPSAQHPKGAIHKEPAPIHISNLMLIDPVSGAPTRVGRKHNEVGTLQRYAKKTGNFIQNV comes from the coding sequence ATGAAGAAGACAATAAAAAAGCATCTCAAGATCCACATTCGAACAGGGGATCGCGTAAAAATTTTAGCAGGAAAGCATAGAAATGAAGAGGGAACTATTTTAAAGGTGTTTCCCAAAACGTATCGTGCGGTTGTCGAGGGTATGAACATAGTAGCCAGGCATATAAAGCCCTCTGCGCAACATCCTAAGGGAGCCATCCATAAAGAACCAGCTCCCATCCATATCAGCAATCTCATGTTAATTGATCCAGTCAGTGGGGCACCTACTCGTGTGGGCAGAAAACACAACGAAGTTGGTACACTCCAGCGGTATGCTAAAAAAACAGGAAATTTTATACAAAATGTTTAA
- the rplN gene encoding 50S ribosomal protein L14 → MIQQESILKVADNSGAKTALCIRVLGGTRRRYAHVGDKIVVTVKTANPSSALKKGTISKAVVVRTRKEVRRKDGSYIRFEDNAIVLIENNNEPKGTGVFGPVAREVRDKKFMKIASLADEVL, encoded by the coding sequence ATGATACAACAGGAATCAATACTAAAAGTAGCCGATAATAGTGGTGCAAAAACAGCCCTCTGTATTCGCGTGTTGGGTGGAACGCGTAGGCGATATGCCCATGTAGGTGATAAAATTGTAGTAACGGTAAAGACAGCCAATCCTTCTAGTGCCCTTAAAAAAGGAACTATATCTAAAGCTGTGGTTGTTCGTACTCGAAAAGAAGTAAGGCGCAAAGATGGTTCTTACATTCGCTTTGAAGACAATGCTATTGTCTTAATCGAAAATAACAATGAGCCTAAAGGAACCGGTGTTTTTGGGCCCGTTGCCAGGGAGGTTCGAGATAAGAAGTTTATGAAAATAGCCTCTTTAGCTGATGAAGTACTATAG
- the rpsQ gene encoding 30S ribosomal protein S17, which yields MLRNRRKEKVGRVTSNKAHKTITVVIDTKAIHPVYGKFVKTVTKFMAHDEENSCSIGDLVKIMETRPLSKKKRWRLVEIVERAK from the coding sequence ATGCTGAGAAATAGAAGAAAAGAAAAGGTAGGAAGGGTCACCAGTAACAAAGCCCATAAGACCATAACCGTTGTAATAGATACCAAGGCCATACACCCTGTATATGGTAAGTTTGTCAAAACGGTCACCAAGTTTATGGCACATGACGAAGAAAATAGTTGTAGCATTGGTGATCTGGTTAAGATTATGGAAACACGTCCTTTAAGTAAAAAGAAGCGCTGGAGGCTGGTTGAAATCGTAGAAAGAGCTAAATAA
- the rpmC gene encoding 50S ribosomal protein L29, with translation MKYKDIQLLSSKECNDKLKEELDYLVKLRFAHSVSPIENPMKIRQTRKCIARLKTAQNNCPAQPLEL, from the coding sequence ATGAAGTATAAAGACATTCAGTTACTTTCTTCTAAAGAGTGCAACGATAAGTTAAAGGAAGAGTTGGATTATTTAGTAAAGCTAAGGTTTGCCCATTCGGTTTCTCCCATTGAGAATCCTATGAAAATTAGGCAAACCAGGAAATGCATTGCAAGACTAAAAACAGCTCAGAATAATTGCCCTGCGCAACCATTAGAATTGTAA
- the rplP gene encoding 50S ribosomal protein L16 translates to MLQPKRVRYRKTQKGRIKGLSMKGNSLEFGTFGLKALEPSYITARQIEAMRIAITREMKRQGQVWNRIFPDKSLTKKPAEVRMGKGKGAPDCFVAVVKPGRILFELDGVPREVAERAMRLAIHKLPIKANFVVRRDYHPTA, encoded by the coding sequence ATGTTACAACCAAAAAGAGTACGTTACAGAAAAACGCAGAAAGGGAGAATAAAGGGCTTATCCATGAAGGGAAATTCATTAGAATTTGGTACCTTTGGGCTGAAGGCCTTAGAACCTTCCTATATTACGGCGCGGCAAATTGAAGCCATGCGTATTGCCATTACAAGAGAAATGAAACGGCAAGGGCAAGTTTGGAATAGAATTTTTCCAGATAAATCCTTAACCAAGAAACCGGCTGAAGTAAGGATGGGTAAGGGTAAAGGGGCTCCAGATTGTTTTGTAGCGGTTGTAAAGCCTGGTAGAATTCTCTTTGAGCTAGATGGTGTTCCTAGGGAGGTAGCCGAGCGCGCCATGCGTTTGGCCATCCATAAGTTGCCCATTAAGGCCAATTTCGTAGTGCGCAGAGACTATCACCCAACTGCATAA